The Alnus glutinosa chromosome 1, dhAlnGlut1.1, whole genome shotgun sequence region TTGGGGTTGATCTGCAagttggatattgagaaggcataCGATCATGTCAATTGGAACTTTTTACTGTatttgttgagaagatgtggttttggcgagagatggtgttcgtggatagcgcattgtatttcctTGGTTCGATTCTCTGTCTTGGTGAATGGTACCCCTTTAGGTTTTTTTAGCAGCTCTCGTGGTCTACAACAAGGTGATCCCCTGTCGCCtcttttgtttgtcattgtgatggaggccctAAGTAAGTTGTTCATTGTTGTTGTTCACAGGGGTTTTTTATCAAGTTTCTCAGTGGGTTCTAGTAGCAACGGGGTGcttaatatttctcatttattgtttgtagatgatactttagtcttttgcaGGACTAATCTGGATCACCTCCGTTTTCTTCgagttgtttttttgttttttgaacctgtttcaaaaatttaaagatcAATTTGGCCAGGTCAgtattggttcctgtgggtgatGTTGTTAATATGGATGATTTGGCTAGCATTTTGGGGTCCGGAGTTTCCTCTCTTCCTTTAAAATATCtcggtcttccgttgggggcccaTTTCAAGGCTAAGTCCATTTGGGATGATGTAGTGGGCAAAATTGAAAGACGGATGGCTAGTTGGCAGaggatgtatttgtcaaagggtggtagagttaccTTTATAAAGAGTACTTTATCTAATCTCCCCGCgtatttcctttctctcttcccCATTCCTTCCAGTGTTGCTAGTTGTATAAAAAAGCTTCGCCGAGATTTTTTGTGGGGAGGTCTAAGTGAAGATTTCAAATATCATCTGGTTAGCTGGTCCACGGTTTGTTCCCCTATTTCAGCAGGTGGTTTGGGTATCCGGAATTTGAGGACCTTTAATAAGGCTttattagggaagtggttgtgccGTTATGAGCATGAGAGaaaggctttgtggagatcaaTTGTGGATGCTAAGAACGGTTCTActtgggctggttggtgttccttaaaCCCTCCTGGGTCTCATGGAGTAAGGCTTTGGAAAAACATCAAGAAGGGGTGGAGTTTATTTAGTAGCCATACCTGACTTGTTTTGGGAGATGGATCCAGGATCAGATTCTGGGATAATGTGTGGTGTGGAGAGATgccccttaaggaagctttcccaggtTTGTATGACATTGCTTGCGACAAGAACTCGCTCGTGGCAGCCCATTTGATTCTGGAGAACGGATCTTTTCAATGGGATGTCAAGTTCATTCGAGCGgcccacgattgggaggtggacatCTATCGTGATGGgaaagacaagctttggtggtctccttctcacaaagggaagttTGATGTTAAATCTTTCTATAAGATTCTTGCTTACAAGGAGACAGCTCATTTCCCCtgaaaaagtatttggcggatcAAGGTTCCTTTAAAAGTGGCCTTTTTCGTTTGGGTGGTAGctctagggaagatccttactttggacaatctcagaaagaggcaagtcattgtgattgataggtgttgtatatgtaaaaagaatggggagtctgtggatcatctaCTCCTTCATTGTGAGGTCGCTTGAGTTTTTTGGAATGTAatttttagtcgcttcagtctgtcttgggttatgcctcgtcgGGTGGTAGATCTATTCTCTTGTTGGTGGATGGGCGGTCGCTCTCGGAGTGCGGTTGTGTGAAAGATGGTCCCTTGCTGCCTCttatggtgcttgtggagggaacgcaatgatagacaGTGCGAAGACAAAGAAATAACcattgaggagctcatttcttttttcttttattctttgtattcTTGGATGGCTGCATTCCTTGCCCCTATAGTAAttagttattatgattttcttgtattgttttcctcttcttcttagttgtcgttcttgtatactccatgtgtacttgatcgcactttgcgcttttaatgaaatttctcttactcatcaaaaaaaaaattgcaagggtAACAGATTAGATGCtcaattaagagagagagaagtaccTTATAACGATTGATTATATCCTTCAAAATCTTATTTAGTGCATGCCCCATGTGAAGATCACCATTGGCATATGGAGGACCATcatgaagaacaaaacttcCCTAAAAGAGTAACCAAACGTCAGCTAATACATCCAAAGAACTATACAAGACCCAAAGAAGACTACAAAACTCACCCCATTATTTCTATCCACAACTCTCTTGTACACCTGATTGTCATCCCATATTTTCTGAATTTCAGGCTCCCTGACCAAAGAGTTTGCTCTCATGCTAAATGTCGTCTTTGGCAGATCAACTGTGTGCTTGTACTTTCCATCTTCTTGCTTTGCCCCTAAACTCTCAACCACAGGAAACAATCAGAAACTGGAGTTGCATGTTTGCCCTtcaaaagaaaacgaaaaaatagTATATCAAGAAATTCCTTCTCGAAGATTGCATGACACATAGTATATCTTTAAAACCATATTCAGAGTAACAATATCAATGCATTATACACCTTCAGATGCTTTCTTTGCTGCCATGACAGGTCCTCGAGATCTTCGCTTTGAGGAAGAACAGAATTCATCACTGGAATAAGTAGAGTACTGTGTCATGTTTAAGAGAGAGAGGACTTTGACTGAAGGGCTTCTTCTGAAATAACATGAGCTGACAGAAGTGGTTTTCCTAAAAGATGAGCAAGTTCTTTGTGATAAAACCTGAACATATACAACAGAGTTTATCAGTTGCAACTTAGAAATGCTATCATCATATGAGATGGACTCAACCGTAACACAAACCTAATGTTTAGGCATTGAGCAATTAAATCACTTAAACTAATTGATAAATCTTTCTAGCTATTTTATTGCATGCATTTCATTTTATACAAATATAGGTGTTGAAAGCAAAATGCAAAAAATGAACATTGTCAAAGGCCGGTGaggattttgtgcacatttttCCATGCAGAGTTGAAAATCCCAAAGTCTAAAGCATATTTCCTAAGCCAAGTTAAGCCAGAAACTTCTAGTTGAAAGGAATATATGCTTAGTTTGTAACTATGTTGCTACAGAGAGCTCACTGAAGGGTCATACCAGATGGTGGGCATATATAAAATTTTGGataacaaaaaatgaaagattgaGATGGCACATTGAAGCAAATAGTTGCTTAATAGCCTGAATATCCTTCCGATTAAGATTAAGTTTTTCAATGCAATATAAATGGTTCATTTTCAACCCCTAGTATTGCATCCAACATCCAGTGAGTGCAAATTGCTGAAACAGCACCCCAGAGAAACTTTAATTTCAATCTGAACTAACCCAAATATGACCAATTGAATTTACAATAACATGTCAAAGGAATGGCTTTGAGTCACACTTGCCATCTACATTCCATCACCTAAAACCTATTTCCTCTGCCAGTATTTTGGAAAGAAGAGTGAAaaaggaaggaagaaaaaaaaaatccctagtatttaaaacaatttaatgaTATTATTCCTTTCCTTTCTCTCGGAGTTCCAGGATTTAGACAGATCCTTGAGCCACATTTGATATACaatgtaaaaataaatgataTGCAAACTCTGAACATACCTTAAACAGGTTGTAGTAGGAGTAGTAGCTTTTGCAAGATCGGGGGCAGAACTACATGGTGGCTTGGGGGGCTTCACCATGTCTTccccaaatttttaaaaaaataccccaatAACTCTTTTAGAATCAAattttacccccccccccccccatatttttatttttattttttagttttactcCTCCAAACCTAAAATTATAGTTTCACCCGTCTATGACCACTTAGAGTAAAAGATATAGCAACATAGTTCAAAGTTGGTCCTATCTCCATCATGATTTAACTAGATTGTTTGTTTCATTGCCAAAAATTAGGACTTGTTTACTATATCAATTTGAATGACTCTCTTACATTTGCAAGaacaaaagaatttgaaaaaaaaaaaaagggacaatgACATTGAATATAGTACCAACCACGACCGAAGGTTCTTTCAATGAAATAACTAAGTTGAACTCTGATTATTTGATACACAAAAttgaaatacaaaataaaagataaagcaATAAAACTCTAACAAAAGCAAATACTATTCAAGTCTCTCTATTACATTTTACATATCAATTGCTGAGCCACAAGGTAGATACTGTTTTAGCCTCCAAAGATccagaacaaaaaagaaagaaaaaaattgaatgccATTTAACTTTCATATAACACTGTAGAAATACCAACTCTGTGGCCCGAACTCACTGCATTGTCAAAAATCCCCGCCCATTTCACAACAAGCACAGCACTCTCACAACACAAAGCAAtcaaaaacctaaaaattcATCTGAGTGTGTGAAACTCGCAATCATCACTTGCACTTAAAATTAGTTCAAACTCCAAATGCTCCGTTTATTTGCCGAGAAAGGGGTACAGACAACTAAACAGAAAGCACACAGGCACACAGCAACCACTCCAACCTTAACCTTTTACAAGCCTTCTAATTTTTCCTAATGAACTGTTCAAAAGCCTAAGAAAAGCTAAGAACAAAGAGGTGAAAGTGTGAGATTACATATACCATCATATATGGGGAGGTTTGCATCAAAGCCATCTTGGCGTCCCTGTGTTTGAGTGCGGAAGAGTTTGCAGCGAAGGATTTGAACAAAGACATGTTGTCTTCGTTCACTCGAGCAAGagcttctccttctccttctccattgGGGTCTTCAAAACATGGATAAAATGATTATCATCGCAGTCACAGCCTTTGGTTTTAGCTTTTGTTCAGAGCGGCAATTCTCGACCCGGCCCGTTCTGCTCCAGCCCGCACGCCACGGTTGTTTTTGGAGGGATGTGAAAATTGGGAAGGATTATATCGCAGCAAAATATTCTGGATAAGACATTAATAATGTTTGGGtagtatttttttagttttgtttgaaaaaaaacgatataaaattataaacgaTTTTGAGGAgttgtgttaatatttttattttgataataaaaaatataaattttaatgaaTATAGATGCAGAGCGGAATAAAAGAAcataacagagtagtgggttgttagttttgaaattagtaaaaagtgatgatgtgatataaaataaaaataatttatataaaaaagtgaaaaaagttttgtattgtagtgaattttttttatttgaataataaaaaaaaaattattgatgtgatataaaaagtgaaaaagtaagaatgttttgatgttgattggtagtagaaaatataaaaaagtgataaaaaaaaaattacatgaacagTAACAGCATTATGTTGTTCTGTTCTGTAACCtatcaaacaagcccaataTCTTAACCATCAAGTTTGCATGTAATGGACTTTATTATTTTCTGTTGTAATTTTCAGTGTTTTGACTTGTACTGGAAAGAAATTGATGAATTGTAACGGAAAGTATGAAAGAAagtagagtaatgttatacgcACGGCTCTAGTCTTTGTATCTTTCAAAATgtcatgtgacttttaaaattactgttgaatttgagatgatcattattgaattttgatctaattgtaattttaaaagccacgtgaCATTTGGAAGGATACAAAAATGACTCTAGTCCTCCTTATAgaattacaaatttaaatattattttgaataaatgtTAGGGgagaggaaaataaaagacagcttttttttaataaaataatggagaGGGAATCAAAATGGCTATGGTATATTTATTGTAACACttcgatttcttttttttgggttttctttattttaaatagCACTAAGAAAGCTTGtagcataatttttttcaaaatatttcctATACTTAAATaagataataaaatttatatagtTCATAAGAGCAACCAAATAAGCTAAAAGAACTGCAGACTGAATGTAATTATAAAAAGAAGTTGGCAACTTGCTTATACTAAGGATTTAGCCTAACGAAAGGAAAACAAACACCTAGTAATACGGTTAGTTTTTCACACTAAAACCGGGACAGATGCTTCTAAAGATGGAGACTGCAATTGGAAGGATGCCAAAGAGTGCAATGTGGAGCTGCTCCGAGCTGGTTGTCCTGACAGTAATCTGCCCACTTCGCTTGTCGTTCATTCCAACACGGATAGCCATTTTAGAACTCTGTCCGATGGAGAACTGAGAATGTAGATTGGCCAAGAGAGACATGTCACCTCTTGCTTTAACCAGAGAAATACCGAACGTGGACTGGTCCTGCCCTAAAGGGAAATCCTCATCCTTGAGGCGTACTTCCAAGTTTGCACCCAATGCTGTTTCATCTTGAGATCCGACAACTCCAGTACTTCCCACCAAAACCAACCGCTTTCCAACAGCAATCTGATTCTCGAATTTGAGTCCAGTGGCCACATTCCCATCTAAAAAAGTGACAGCCACCCCAGCAGTTGTTTTgttaatattgaaatattttacCTTGGTTTCTCCTCTTAGGATGTAGGCAAGCTGCTCTCCAATGGTCTGAATGCTGAACCTCGCCATAGTTGATTCATTTTCCCCATGCTTTGCTGCAACTGAGGAATCCAAGTACATGCTGAACTCTTTTTTATCCTTCATGATCTGAAACCCAAAACCAGCAGGAAATTTACCGGCAATCACAAGTTTTGTTTCAAGCATAATAGCATCATACCCAAGATCATGGTCCCATCCCTCGGTGCTTGGAATTGGTCTCACAAGAAGCTGATCAGATGCAGGCTCCAAAAGACGATACCTGAATGTAGGATGATCTGCATCAAAGGAAGGCGGGAGAACCGTGTCAGGTAAGGGAGCTGGCACATCCACTGGATTTCCATCCTCCTGGTCCTCGTCTTCCTCCATGGAAACATAATTGTTGCCACCATTTTTGCCTTTCTTCTTTATCTCCCTCAACCTTTTCAGCTGTTTTAACTGCTTCTTTTGAAGGAGCTTCACCCGATAATCATACTCCTCAAAATATGCTTTTCTTTGCTCCTTGCTGAGCTCAGCGATGTGAGATTTCCTCAGAGGCATGAATGGTGGAAGCTGGTCATACTCgtcctcatcttcttcctcagaaACCGATAAATTCAACAACTCAGTATCTGAGTCTACATCATCACCTCCCTGATCACCAGAGAGTTTTGGATGCGCATGCGGCTGCAGGAGAGAAGCCAAGAAATAAGTTGGAGGTGGGAAGAGCCCAAATCGAAAAAGCTTTTGGTAATCAACTGTGTTTTGAGGTAGTAATATAGCAGTTGCTTCAGATAAGAACTTGATTGAGTAAAACATAAGTAATAAATGGGGTCTCCAAATAAGTCCATTGGGAAGCACTCTTTCCCCGGAACTGTTCTTTTGACACAATGGATGGTTCTCAACTAGGTACACTGGACACATGCAACTTCGATTCATCAATTGCTGATCACCAACTGCCTCATTGATGGACTTCTGAATAACATTGGATTGTTCACAAACAAATTTGTCGTAGCCAAGGGGTGACCTAGATTGTCCATCTGGGAGATCAGAAGCAGCATGAGTCAGAGTTACAACAGCATTTAACCATATCGATGAACCAAGAGAACTAGTAATTGACTTTAACAATGGAAAATCAATAAGCTCTCTATTCTGAGTGGTATCAAAACGATCTACGTAGAGGACAATGTCTGGAGGGAACTTCCTCAAAAACTTCTTGATCGATGCTAATATTTTCCAATTGATAGATTGTTCCATCGCAGAAGACCTAAAACCTGGTGTGTCAAGGAATCTTATCTTGATACCATGAATTGTTCCAACAATCTCTTTCACAGTTGTTGTGGTAGGTTCGAATGCACCAACCATCGCTTTTTCCTCACCAAAAATGGAATTAATAGTTGCACTCTTTCCCACACCAGTTTTGCCAAGCACCAGAACATTTAATGAGAAGTCTAAATCATCTTTACCCTCTGCTTCAAGTTGCATAGCCAGCCTCTTTGCGGTTGACTCAAGGCTAAATGTCTGACTAGAGTACCTCGTTGCATCCAGGACAAACCTATATAAAACTTTTGAAACTCTGAAATCTTCAGTCGAAATGTGTAGCCTCTGTACAAGCCTCAAGAATTTCACTCTTAGGAGTTGTATCTtctcaattttcttcttttcttcttcacttaGGTTGTCCTCAAATTCACCCCCAGCTATTGGGCTGGGGCAATTTAGTCTAGGAGCAGGTCTCGGAGAATGGAATAAGGAATCTAAGCAAGTGGAATGCTCCTCTGAGTTAGCACCAGTTACTGCTTTCAGGGACGCCTCCAATGGAACAGAATTAAATAattgctttctttcaccatccCTATCTTCATCCACTTCCTCATCTGAGTCAATGACAATCTGTTCACCAACTCTTGAACGATCCTGAAGACCCTGCACTTCCTTATCAGAGGAAATTAGTCTCTGCTCAAATTCGTGCATCAATGTTTTGGCTGTTTCAGAGCTTCCCAAAATCAAACCTTGAGCATCTTCATCAGGCAGTGAACCTCTATTCCCTTCTAATACTCCTTTTATTGTGTCTGGATCAATATTTGCTTCATCTTTTTTCACTTGTTTCAGTTCATATGCCACATTGGAGCTCAGTATCACAGATTCAGAAGAATTAGAATGAGTAAGTTCATTTCCCTCAGGCCCATCGCTAAGGGATTCAACTTGGGTGGAAGCTGTGGCATCATGGAATCCAACTCCCAAGTCAATTCCGGGCTGCAATTTGCTTTCTATTTTCTCACTATGACTCCCGTTGTCAAGATCAAAACTTCCACTAACATCAAGTCTGCTGCTTCCACTGTTTTGGCTAAACATAGGTTCTTTTGCCACATATTTGAAACTTTCCTCCACTTCAGGACTCGATTCCAGGAGGTTAGGTTCCATGGTCGCAGCAAAACCATTTCTTACACTCTGCTTCTCTAGCTGAGTGACAACTCTATTTCCTTTACACAAATTGGAATGAATACAATCTTCAGTATCTGAGCTTAGTACATCACTTTCATTGATTGTAATAGAAGTTTCTTCCATCACTTCATTGGCCTCTTCAGCATCTGCCACTGTTTCCCTCTGGTTTGAGGATTTCATGGTTACCCCACCATCCTCGTTCAGTCCAACAATCTCTCGCTGCCCTCCATCCGCAGCATTCAATTCAATCTCCTCCTTGTCTACTCCTTTTTCTTCACCAGAATGCTTAGCATCCTCATCCAACTTCCCATTTTTCTCCATAACATACTCCCCATTTGCAATCAAAGACTCGACATTAGCCACCTCTGCAGCACCAAGACCCATGTCTTGACTCACTTCAGCCGATGCAGTATCCTCACCAGGCCTCTCCACAATCAATGCCTTCTCCATTCCAACACCCAAAACCCCATTTTGTGCTTCAACAACTTTATCAACCTCCACAACTTTGACCTCCAACGGAGGCTCAGATTGTTTGACAGTTATAGAATCCCTCCAGTCCACCAACTCATTCTTGTCAACGCCCAGTGCCGTAATTCTAGGAGAACCATCAATCTTCTCTAATACCTCAAAACCCGGAACTCTCACTGTGCCCAAAAACCCACTATCTTCATCAACTTCACCCACgatttcctcctcctcctcctcatcatcatcatccataGATAACTGAGCTTTGGGCATAATCCGGTTCAAGTTGGGACTATCCACCAAAACAGGCTCAACAACAGGGCCATATTCACCGCTCTCTTCCTCGTCTTCTATAGAACTTTCTAAGCTTCTCCTATCTGGGTATGCCACAAAAGGCCTCAAaggttcaaaattttcactcacTTCCAAGGTTTCCTCATCCGGCTCTGCAACCAATGGCCTCTCCGACGCCGACTCAAACTCCTCCCCAGTCAGAAAGCGTTCGTCAGACTCATACCCATTgtaaccaccaccaccactactactactactactggTACTAAACGTTTTGTGACCAACGGATTCAGAATCAGAATCAGAATCAAGGGTAGGAGGAGCTCGGATAGGAAGAGAACCTGTTGGCGCTGAGGATGAACTGGAAAGCGCGCGCTTATATGGGTAGGCCTGGACTACTAATGGGGTCGGTTGCGAGGCGTAAGAAGGGACATAAACCTTTGACTCCATGCCTCTCTGAGCTTTGATTTTTCCTGTTTCCAAACCCAACGAAAAACACAAGCAGAAGCCAAGGCAATATGTTGAACGGTCGGTAATACTTTTCTTGTCTTAttggggtttttctttttcgttttgtGAGCTTTTTTATGCGCCGTTTTAGAGTTAGCACTGTTGGGAGTGGGGTTGAGTTTGGACCGTTCGTTCGGCTGGGGCTGGGTTTTGGCGTGGAGGTTGTGAGAGAGCCACACACGAGCCTCGTGGACCGTTGTGATTTGTGGGTTAGACTCGGATAATCCCTCTTGGTAGGATTCGGCGGATTTCGCTAAATTTATTATTGGACTACAACCTTACATGTCTCCTTCTCACCTTCTCTCTGCTGAAAACAAAACTCCTATCGAGTATTTCAAGCGAGACAAACCAATTATGACCACAGAAAACATAAAGTTATATTTTGgacaaaaatacatattttcacTCAAACTATTATTTAATTAGTCAATATTTTTCCTCCCAGCCCCAAATTATTAATTTGTGTCATTATCCCC contains the following coding sequences:
- the LOC133880422 gene encoding translocase of chloroplast 159, chloroplastic — protein: MESKVYVPSYASQPTPLVVQAYPYKRALSSSSSAPTGSLPIRAPPTLDSDSDSESVGHKTFSTSSSSSSGGGGYNGYESDERFLTGEEFESASERPLVAEPDEETLEVSENFEPLRPFVAYPDRRSLESSIEDEEESGEYGPVVEPVLVDSPNLNRIMPKAQLSMDDDDEEEEEEIVGEVDEDSGFLGTVRVPGFEVLEKIDGSPRITALGVDKNELVDWRDSITVKQSEPPLEVKVVEVDKVVEAQNGVLGVGMEKALIVERPGEDTASAEVSQDMGLGAAEVANVESLIANGEYVMEKNGKLDEDAKHSGEEKGVDKEEIELNAADGGQREIVGLNEDGGVTMKSSNQRETVADAEEANEVMEETSITINESDVLSSDTEDCIHSNLCKGNRVVTQLEKQSVRNGFAATMEPNLLESSPEVEESFKYVAKEPMFSQNSGSSRLDVSGSFDLDNGSHSEKIESKLQPGIDLGVGFHDATASTQVESLSDGPEGNELTHSNSSESVILSSNVAYELKQVKKDEANIDPDTIKGVLEGNRGSLPDEDAQGLILGSSETAKTLMHEFEQRLISSDKEVQGLQDRSRVGEQIVIDSDEEVDEDRDGERKQLFNSVPLEASLKAVTGANSEEHSTCLDSLFHSPRPAPRLNCPSPIAGGEFEDNLSEEEKKKIEKIQLLRVKFLRLVQRLHISTEDFRVSKVLYRFVLDATRYSSQTFSLESTAKRLAMQLEAEGKDDLDFSLNVLVLGKTGVGKSATINSIFGEEKAMVGAFEPTTTTVKEIVGTIHGIKIRFLDTPGFRSSAMEQSINWKILASIKKFLRKFPPDIVLYVDRFDTTQNRELIDFPLLKSITSSLGSSIWLNAVVTLTHAASDLPDGQSRSPLGYDKFVCEQSNVIQKSINEAVGDQQLMNRSCMCPVYLVENHPLCQKNSSGERVLPNGLIWRPHLLLMFYSIKFLSEATAILLPQNTVDYQKLFRFGLFPPPTYFLASLLQPHAHPKLSGDQGGDDVDSDTELLNLSVSEEEDEDEYDQLPPFMPLRKSHIAELSKEQRKAYFEEYDYRVKLLQKKQLKQLKRLREIKKKGKNGGNNYVSMEEDEDQEDGNPVDVPAPLPDTVLPPSFDADHPTFRYRLLEPASDQLLVRPIPSTEGWDHDLGYDAIMLETKLVIAGKFPAGFGFQIMKDKKEFSMYLDSSVAAKHGENESTMARFSIQTIGEQLAYILRGETKVKYFNINKTTAGVAVTFLDGNVATGLKFENQIAVGKRLVLVGSTGVVGSQDETALGANLEVRLKDEDFPLGQDQSTFGISLVKARGDMSLLANLHSQFSIGQSSKMAIRVGMNDKRSGQITVRTTSSEQLHIALFGILPIAVSIFRSICPGFSVKN